The Insulibacter thermoxylanivorax region TTTGCTCGAATCTACGGCGATATCCGCCGTGCGGTGGCCGGCATTCAGAACATCCTGTACCGCTTTCTCGATGCTGTCCGCTGCATCGGCATAGTTGAAGGTGTAACGCAGCATCATCGCCGCTGAGAGGATCGTCGCCAGGGGATTGGCGATGCCCTTGCCGGCGATATCCGGTGCCGAACCGTGCACGGGTTCGTACAAGCCGAAGCTGCCCTCGCCCAGCGATGCCGATGCCAGCATGCCGATGGAACCGGTCAGCATCGCCGCTTCATCGCTGAGGATATCGCCGAACATATTCTCCGTGACGATCACGTCGAAGCTCGCAGGACGGCGCAGGAGCTGCATCGCACAGTTATCGACGAGGATGTGCTCGAGTTCCACGTCAGGATATTCCGGAGCGATACGGTTCACCGTCTCTCTCCAGAGGCGGGAGGTCTCCAGCACGTTGGCCTTGTCGACAGATGCCAATTTCTTGCGGCGCTTGCGCGCGATCTCGAAGGCCTGGCGCACGATCCGCTCCACTTCCATCACACTGTATACGCTGGTATCTACCGCTTCTTCACCGCCCGGTCCCTCGCGGCGGAACTTGTCGCCGAAGTAGATGCCGCCCGTCAGTTCGCGCACCACGATAAGATCCGTTCCTTCCAGCACTTCCCGCTTCAGCGTCGAAGCCTCGATCAAGCAATCGAAGACAACCGCCGGACGCAGATTGGAGAAGAGACCAAGTTCCTTGCGGATGCCAAGGAGCCCGGTCTCCGGACGAAGTTCCTTCGGATTGTTATCCCACTTCGGACCGCCGACGGCTCCCAGCAGCACGGCATCCGCGCTGCGGCACATCTGCAGCGTCTCATCCGGCAGCGGCGTGCCCTTCTCATCGATGGCGATGCCGCCGAACAGACCGTGTTCAAATTCAAAGCGATAGCCGTACAGTTCCTCCACCCGCTTGAGCACCTTGATCGCTTCATTGACGACTTCCGGCCCGATCCCATCGCCGGCGATGACGGCGATTTTCTTGACTTCTGCCACTTCAACCACTCCTTATCATGGATTCAACTTCTGGGATTGCCTATCGTATCATTCGTACCATAAGTCTCGCCATAAATCCAAGATATAGAACCAATGAGGATTATAGGCGTTCGCTATGAGCCTGTTTCATATGGTTCACAGCACTGAACAAGGCTCTGACAGAAGAGGTCATGATATCGGGATCCACGCCGGCTCCCCAGAACACCGTTCCCTGATCATCGGTGATGCCGATGTAGGAGATCGCCTGCGCCTTCGAACCGATCTCAAGGGCATGCTGCTTGTAGATCATATTGTTGTAAGAGAGACCGAGTTCCTTCTGAAGCGCATCATTCACCGCATCCAAGCGGCCGTTGCCTATGCCGATGATCTCCTTCGTCTCGCCGCCAATAGTCAGCGTCACCGCCGCCTCATAATCCCCGTTCTTCTTCGTGAACAAGCAGCGTTCAAAGGCAAACGGCTTCTCGATATTGACATAGGTTTCGCGGAAGATCTCCAGGATCTCCTCCGGCTGCAGTTCCTTCTCCAGCTTGTCGGATACATCCTTCACCCGATAGCCGACATGCTCGCGCATCTCTGCCGGCATCTCCAAGCCGAAGCGCTGCTGCAGGATATAGCCGATCCCGCCCTTGCCCGACTGGCTGTTGATGCGGATGATATCGCCTTCGTACTCCCTGCCGATATCCTTCGGATCGATCGGCAAGTACGGCACGTTCCAGTACTTCGGTTTCTTCTCCTCGCGCCAAGCCATGCCCTTCGCGATGGCATCCTGATGGGAGCCCGAGAAGGCTGTAAACACCAGTTCCCCGGCATAGGGATGCCGTTCCCCGACCCGCATCTTCGTCAGCCGCTCATAGACCTTGATGATCTCCGGCAGATTCTCGAAGTTCAGTTTCGGATCAACGCCGTGTGAATACAGATTCAGAGCCAGCGTGACGATATCTACATTGCCCGTGCGCTCGCCGTTGCCGAACAAGGTTCCTTCTACCCGCTGTCCTCCTGCCAGAATGCCAAGCTCAGCATCGGCCACACCGGTTCCCCGGTCATTGTGCGGATGGACGGAGAGGATGACGTGTTCGCGATAGTTCAGATGGTTGCTCATATATTCGATCTGACTCGCATAGACGTGAGGCATCGACATCTGTACGGTAGCAGGGAGATTGATGATCACGGGATTGTCCGCAGAAGGCTGCCAGACATCCAGCACTTCATTGCAGATCTCCAATGCATATTCGATCTCCGTTCCCGTGAAGCTCTCAGGCGAATATTGGAATTGGAAGTTACCTTCCGTCTCTGCAGCGAACTTCTTCAGCAGCTTCGCCCCGGTAACAGCGATCTCGATGATCTCCTGCTTCGACTTGCGGAAAACCTGTTCCCGCTGTGCTACGGACGTCGAGTTATACAGATGGACGATCGCCCGCTTCGCTCCCCGCAACGCTTCGAAGGTCTTACGGATGATATGTTCGCGGGATTGGGTCAACACTTGGATCGTCACATCATCCGGGATCAGATCCTGTTCGATCAACGTGCGCAGGAATCGGTATTCGGTCTCCGAGGCTGCGGGGAAACCAACCTCGATCTCCTTGAAACCGATCTCGACGAGCATCTTGAAGTATTCTAGTTTCTCTTCCAGATTCATCGGCACGACAAGCGCCTGGTTGCCGTCGCGGAGGTCGACGCTGCACCAGATCGGCGCTTCGGAGATGTAATCCTTCTTAGCCCAATTCAGGCTTGGTTCTGGGGGGAGAAAATAACCTCTTGTGTATTTGTCCACGTTCTTCATCGTCCCTACCTACCTTTCATGTGAAGCTTGCTGATCTCGAGCGCTGTGAGAAGCAAACTTAATGGATATAAAAAAGTCTTCCGCCTCCTGATCGGAGACGAAAGACTGTAAGCATCTTCCGCGGTACCACTCCATTTCATACCCTTAGATGGGTATGCGCTTAGTGAGCAGGATGAGTTCCATCCCGCATCTCCTGAATTAACGGTCAGGTCCCGGCTCCACCTACAGAGGCATGCGAGAAGCCTGTTCAGCGAGCTACTCTGAGGCGAGTTCGGATGATTCGCCGCCGCTGCTTCGCACCTACCAGCAGCTCTCTGTGCGCTGGGAATCCCCTACTGCTCCTCTTCATCGTAATTGGAAGTGATGCTGATTTTATTCATATATTCTACTCGAAGGCCTGATGGAAAATCAAGCCCTTTTTATTTTTGAAT contains the following coding sequences:
- the leuB gene encoding 3-isopropylmalate dehydrogenase, whose amino-acid sequence is MAEVKKIAVIAGDGIGPEVVNEAIKVLKRVEELYGYRFEFEHGLFGGIAIDEKGTPLPDETLQMCRSADAVLLGAVGGPKWDNNPKELRPETGLLGIRKELGLFSNLRPAVVFDCLIEASTLKREVLEGTDLIVVRELTGGIYFGDKFRREGPGGEEAVDTSVYSVMEVERIVRQAFEIARKRRKKLASVDKANVLETSRLWRETVNRIAPEYPDVELEHILVDNCAMQLLRRPASFDVIVTENMFGDILSDEAAMLTGSIGMLASASLGEGSFGLYEPVHGSAPDIAGKGIANPLATILSAAMMLRYTFNYADAADSIEKAVQDVLNAGHRTADIAVDSSKAISTEQMGSLVAEHMRKV
- the leuA gene encoding 2-isopropylmalate synthase is translated as MKNVDKYTRGYFLPPEPSLNWAKKDYISEAPIWCSVDLRDGNQALVVPMNLEEKLEYFKMLVEIGFKEIEVGFPAASETEYRFLRTLIEQDLIPDDVTIQVLTQSREHIIRKTFEALRGAKRAIVHLYNSTSVAQREQVFRKSKQEIIEIAVTGAKLLKKFAAETEGNFQFQYSPESFTGTEIEYALEICNEVLDVWQPSADNPVIINLPATVQMSMPHVYASQIEYMSNHLNYREHVILSVHPHNDRGTGVADAELGILAGGQRVEGTLFGNGERTGNVDIVTLALNLYSHGVDPKLNFENLPEIIKVYERLTKMRVGERHPYAGELVFTAFSGSHQDAIAKGMAWREEKKPKYWNVPYLPIDPKDIGREYEGDIIRINSQSGKGGIGYILQQRFGLEMPAEMREHVGYRVKDVSDKLEKELQPEEILEIFRETYVNIEKPFAFERCLFTKKNGDYEAAVTLTIGGETKEIIGIGNGRLDAVNDALQKELGLSYNNMIYKQHALEIGSKAQAISYIGITDDQGTVFWGAGVDPDIMTSSVRALFSAVNHMKQAHSERL